TGGAGAGACTGGGCGGTAAAGTACGGTTCGGTCGGGCCGGGGTCTGGAAGAGAGAGCCTAGTGAGGCTTGACAATTGCTTGAATGGTGGCGGTGATGGTGGCATATTgcgaagaagaggaggcgAACACTTGATACCTCGGGAGGAAGAGTGTCGGTACTGCGTCATTGGTCGTCTGGTAAGGCCAGAACACAGACAGACAGACAGACGAGCATCCCGTCTGCCCATCTCTCACGCTATACCTGttcctctccttctttcCTTGCCCCACCTAtccctctctctctccccTCTTCTTCAGGCACTTTTGCATACATGTTCTGGCGAAATATTTGTGTCTTTTTTTTTCTTGTACGAGTCTCAAGCAACGATTTTCCTTTGTTTTCCTTTGTCTCTCTTGCGGGCGAACTACGGCCAAGTTTATTGGAGGAAGATAGATACCCCATATACGATACATGATTAAAGCTTTTTTTTTTCGGCTCTCTGGGTTTGGGTTTGGGGACAAAGCTGGCATAAAGGGACGGGTTGTTTTGGGTGGAGGAAATGTACATTTAAGGCTTCTTTTTTCGGGATTCTTGGAATTGCAGAAAATGATGTAGTAATGATGCGTTGATTTGGAGTTTTGCGTTTGTGAGGTTTAATTGGGTGATTAGGTGGTAGGGATGGGTGTGAGTGGGCGGAGTGGATGGGGTAGGTGGTGGTACACAAAAGTTTGGAGTTGTGGTAATGATTGCTTGTGAAACTGCATGTGTTTGAAGTTTATTATACATCTCGCTGATTTTGTACAAGGGCTTGCCAAGAAGGGGGGTTGAGTTGATTGGTCTTTGCTGTCGAAGTGCTAATCACTGCTGCGTCTATCCTAGTGTAGCCCAAAAGAACGGGTAAGCAACTTGTGCTATACTTCTTCTTCAGATACTAAATGGATTCCCCAACGACAGCTTCTCTCTCCTCTTGTATTATCAGATTCCCTTTCTTTATACATCGGCTCCTGTCCATGTATATCTACCCAGGACTCTAGGTTCATTATGATACCACAGTATCATCTCTACATATCACCCCCATTTACCATGTCTATGAATCGCGCAATCAATTCGTTGCTCGTAGAATATTGTTCACTAAAATGGAGCAGGGCTTGGTTGTCAGGCCGATATATTCGAGCCTCTGTATTATCGGCCTAAACTTGACATAATTGAGCGCGGAAAGAGGTAGAAGTAGAATAAGCTTCCAGTTAATTAGGGAAGTTAGATACATGATGTAAAGCGCCCAATCTTAGTGGAGTATTTGTGCTTATATCGTATAGATATGGGAGATGGAAACATGGCCGTAGAAGTCGAGGTTAAGTCGTGTTTGAACGTCGTTATATAGATATCATCCACGGGTCCAGTGTCTTAGAAACATATTCTTGGTATTATCGAATAAACTTACTGGCCTCAATGCTACTTCATATATCTTAGTCAAGTATGTAGGTTGTACGCCTTTGGGAAAGTTGTGGACTGACACGACATTGTATAGGCactgtcggatcgtgagtatcggtagagacgtcggctgctggacacttcggcccgacttcggcccaccttgcgcaagagcttaggtataccttcgtagcacctatgttcgtagatatcaattagaaccaccgaacagaatgcattcctagttatcgttatttccctttacgcacttagtgcaaagccaaccaacactgatcagtgattgcttgaggcgatcacagacagcaaggaagaagagacagaccgcatcttTGACAGCCTCCCTAacgcacgacgttatactcctgagagaagattctgtgctaagaacagagcgaggcagagataacgCATAGCGATCAAAACCTCCCTCTAAGCTGCTAATCCAGGCCGAAGCTCGATTacagcgcgtcagcaacgcacaAAGACACACTGTTGAAatcccgacgcgagaagtctTGGGACGACTACAGCACGTCAGCAGCGCAGAGCGACAGACTATTGATatcccgacgcgagaagtctCGGGACGACTATAGTGCGTCAGCAACGCGTAGCGATTCCGTACGAGCGTCCCCGGACGATCCTATCACGTACAACCACAAGCGCTGGAACCGACCAACCAGCTAGACAAGACAAGGCAACGCGTCAATATACACCGGCACGATGGCAGGCAGCCAGAGCAACTCTGGCGATACAGACGCTGATGTTCAAGAGCAACTACTCAACTATCCATCCGAACGCAATACAAGCAAGCGCGCAGAAACTATATCCCAGGAGCGAAGTTTACTGCTGAACACCTTATGCGACactgtccatacacagtCACGTTTGACTATATCAACCCATCtctctggggtgtacccgcacCAGAGGATGCAGACGAGACGCACGCAACAACCTGGGTCGCGAAggctatccacgactaccATGTAGGAATGGAATGGGATGAGAGACTATACTTCGACTACcaatgggactttgaaggatggacacGAGAGCTATTCCAGAAGGTTGAGCGCACTACGCTAAGATCTCTGAAGACTGTGCTCCGGTATAGGGGAGTCTATACAGGCAAATTTCGGGCTAGAGTAGCTGATTCCCTCTTCAACTTACTAGGAGGAGAAAACGCTCCCGAATGGGACCCTGCAGAGTTCAAGGCCGAGAAGTTTGACGAACGTTCTGAGGCGTACCAGCGTCAGCAGAACGCACATCTAGCAGCCCCTATAGATAGACAAGCGCAGCAGCCACTGCAACAGACGCAGCCACTGGAACCGCTACAGCCGCAGCCACAACGTCCGTCACAGGGCgagcagtatagagtgagacaaggcgttCGAAGCCACCCGCAATATCAAGAGCTACAACAACCGCCCTACGCGATCAATGCCTATGCAGGACCACAGCCTCGACAAACGGAGCAGGCTATGCAACCACAACAATGGTACCCGCAGACACAGACACGACCCCCAGCGACCGCATACCGCGAGGTGACACCTTTCCCTCAGCAACCTACAAACCGAGTACCTGACAGACCCCTTGGCCTACCACAtgacccgtacaagacgctaccgccgcgatggtctCGCAACGATCGGCTCGAAGCCaatacgatcacgcagttctctaagctatgggacaatagcaacaagtatacagggaatgcgtacgatctcctagacgataagattaagatcttcttcagcatctgctggcaggtagatatccaggaggagcagtttcacgcagtgtttccccgtatccttaccgggcgtgcagagacgttctacatacaggttgtagagagagatgatagctttgctgatgcgtacatggcaatcaaaaaccacttcgaccatgacgtccatcaccagcactactacacagactggacgactacaaccttcgctcgcacccgcGCAGAGAACCCTGATaagggactacacgaggttctgcagatcctgcttgacaagctgcagctatgccagcgtgcccttggcaagaactttgagggtGAGGATGCCCTCCGCACTACGgtcatcaatgcctgccgaggagtaccagaacttgagatggcactgttcaagccagccacaatctgtgaaggactcttctcagaTCTACGATCCGCAGTGGAAACACACCTAGCATGGCAACACACCGCCCAGTTGGTCACAGAAGATCAATACTACCTAGACcgccgatacaacggcaatggaaggatccgaggtggatctcgaggtggaggaggattcagaggcggatccagaggagcataccgaggaggcgagcagcgcgacgacaacggacgaggattcaagccacgttggaggaagaaatgctttgtttgccggaaggaaggatgctggtctaccaaccacacagataaagagcgcaaagatgcccgtgcgcagttcttctctacgctatactttacaggtGCACAGCCCCCTGaggacttctccgtacatcttgcagaatacgaagggatcgagcacaccagccagtacaatcagagaggctggagagaggaggaagactgcgaggatgacgaggatgacgacgtcgcggaagcaCATTCTGAACACCAGTTCTTCaaggagcaatgccttgcagaccaggcgttcttgcatcATATCTCGGGCGACGACATATACAGCCGAGACGCGCCGTCAGCACCAGCATCGCAGTTCCTGCTTGAGGACCGCTACACACGATCTGTGTACCAAGGAATCCTACCAGATACAGGCGCTGCAAACGTATCCACGGTCGGCAAGGAGCAATACCTCGCACTTACGAGAGAAGATCCGACGGTTAAGTTAGACACATCTACAGCAGGGAAAGCGTCTATTAAATTCGGAAAAGGCGAGGCTACAGCGTCGATTGGCACCGTGCAGGTCTCTACGGAGATCGGAAAAATCAACTTCGAAGTGCTCGAGGCGCCTACGCCGTTCTTGCtatgccttgcagacatggaccgctTAAAGGTATACTTCAACAATACGACAGACGAGCTGGTTCAGGATGACGTACACATCCCggtgattcgcaaatggggacatccttggttccatctaaacaagagagagagagcaactaTGTTCCTAACGGAGACAGaattgcgacggctccatcgacggtttggacacccagctgttaCGCGACTAGTCAAACTCTTAAAGGatgctggccataacgacttcgaagaaagaaccctagaagaagtcactaagttctgccaccactgccagctccacagctccgcgccgcgccgattcaaattcactcttaaggatgatcaccacttcaactatgagatcctggtggacGTAATGTACCTAAGCAACAAACCTGTACTGCATGTGGTcgattcctcaacagcgtttcaaggcgcgaggttcctcagcgctatctcagctaaagaaacatggcaagcactgcggatactatggatcgacaccTACCAGGGACCACCCGACATCATCACGCATGATGCAGGTACTAACTTCGCGAGCGCAGAGttccgcgcagaagcaaagatcatgggagtcacatgcaagcaagtacctacggaggcgcactggtctatcggcaaaactGAGAGGTACCATGCCCCTCTACGCCGGGCATGGGACATACTCCATGCAGAACTCACTGACACTatgtccgacgacgcgattctccagatggctgtgaaggctgttaacgatactgctggccctgatggactagtcccgacgttactagtctttggagcgtacccacgaatgactgcagagtcaccgccatcaccatcaatGGTCAAacgcagcgaggctattcaaaaggcgacgaaagccctgcgcaagctcactgcagagcgccaagttgcagacgccttgaacacccgcaatggaccagccactgcagacatgctcgcgctcccactccagagcgaagtcttagtatggagagagagtgatggctggaatggcccgtacaagatcgccagtacagATGGCCACAACATCACTGTCGACATGGTTAATGGTCCAGCGACATTCAGATCAACTGTCGTtaagccatactacagaccagaccaccTGTGGAGCGACCCtgatgcgccacacgcgccgaatgagccgaatgagccgcacGAGCCGATAGCAGTACCTCCGGCAGCGCAACCACGTAGaagaggccgccctccagggtcaaagaacaagcggaaggcgcacgcgtacatcaccaagaaggagcaggacgatcttgagctagctatcaagctacggAACGATGGCGTGATCACAACCTCAGGCGCCCCTTTGAagcgtctgatgaccaagagatcagcgacctagtaggtcgtggagtcttcaagtttgagcaatacgacgagaggctacacagcaagatccggatctttaagtcacgcctagtacgtgaggtcaagggaaagacaactAAGCCTTATGAGAAATCCCGTCtggttatccaaggctaccaagACTATGGCAAGGAGGCTATCTTaacgcagtcgccaaccatccagcgatgtagccagcgcctgattatgtcgctggcgcctgGGCTAGTACAAAgcggcatgagcgttgagCTACGTGATATTACGCAGGCATACCCACAGGCTCAGACAAcactgaagaggacgatactcgcacacCTCCCTACCGAGCTGGTacatcgatatccagaaggcacgATACTCCACGTGATCAAGCCACTATATGGGATCGcggaggcaggagtccactggtggacaacatatcacggacaccactgcaaggaaCTAGATATGTCAACAtctacgtacgacccatgcctgttgatcacgaacagcgacgacgcagacgtcttcggcatcgtcggtatgcagacagacgacaccctCATGCTCGGAACGACCGCGTTCTTATCACgcgaagagaaaaagatccagaaggcgcAGTTTAGATCAAAACCAAAGGCTATGCTGACACCAGAGGTGCAGTTAGACTttaatggatgtacacttacgatggacgccagcagagtcttAATCCTcaggcagaaaggacaaggaggaaggatcaggcTTGTTGATAttagggcacccgaccgcgcgcaacagtacaccgagcaacgcgcccgcggagcgtacatcgcatcaacatgccaaccagaggcaTCATTTGATCTGTCCGTAGCTGCTCAagcgcagcaaccatcagacgaggacattaaggcactcaacaagcgcctgaaatggcagatggagaatctcACTCGTGGCCTACGCTACGTCACTGTCAACCTTACGGAGGCTAAGTTGATAGTCTTTGTAgacggctcctttgccaacaacaaggacctcagctcacagctaggctttgtcctcatgctcgtcaacgagtccATTGGCgccaacaccttcacaatacaaggcaacgtgatccactacagctctacaaagtgcaagcgcatcacacggagcgtactggcctcagagatctacggcatggtcaacggctttgacataggcatcgcggttgcaaccacgctaaggatagttacagaacgacttggactacctgcaattcccttggttatctgtacagactcgtactccttgtacgagtgcctagtaaagcttgggacaacgaaggagaagcgcCTCATGATCGATATtatggcgctgcgccaatcatatgagcgtcgcgagatcacggagatccgctggatcaatggcgaagacaatcctgcagacgccttcacgaaggcatcgccaaaccgcgctcttgaacgctttattgacggcaataagctgacagtccgagtagatggatgggtgcagaggccaacaagctttgatgtttAATGCTATacactgtcactaccgatacaagcagagttactagctatccagaaagaaaagacttccagtgtcggatcgtgagtatcggtagagacgtcggctgctggacacttcggcccgacttcggcccaccttgcgcaagagcttaggtataccttcgtagcacctatgttcgtagatatcaattagaaccaccgaacagaatgcattcctagttatcgttatttccctttacgcacttagtgcaaagccaaccaacagGCACGCTTATATGCGCTTTTAAACTTTGTAGATACCCATGTACGTACAAGGGTATAAGATTGTTCTTTTCCGATGCCTCTGCTTGACAGAGAAataaagaagaagaagaagaagaagaagaagaagaagaagaagaagaagaagaagaagggaTTTCACAGGTTTCGAAGAGTGTTATGACATTTAGGAGGTAGATGCATAAACAAGCGTGTGTCATGTGTACATGTAGCTTAGATTAGATAACAACGTCATGCATGTACCGTTAAATCCATAGAAAAGTTTCTGTTCTGGCAGAACCGCATAGAAGGGTTATAGAGATATCATCCTATAACGGAGACAGTACATAAAGAGTACGTGTATAACGTTCGCTAGAGGGCGGTTACACACTAGGAGACAAGAGGGTGTGGTTTTAGAAAGCAGTGCCTTGATCAACTGGAGCACATTGGTGAATATATCAGTTGGAGGATCTCGGTAACTTTGGTGGAGTAGATAATTTCTGTTACTAGTACGAGAGAGATACTTATCATTCAACAACGCGCATCTCTACTACACTAAAAACCTACCGTCTGCCGTCTATTCAGAGTACTCGTAAGCGTAGCGACACTATAACCTAACGTATAATACACTATACCTATCTAATATCAATATCCAACTTCCCGCTTCACATCACCACCATCACTACCCCAGCCGATCCACACACCCGAACGCTCTAACATACCCATCGATCACATTCAGTCTACCTATCCACGCATTCCTTCTGGCTTCCTCTCTGCTTTTTTTGTTGAGCAAGTAGCGCAACACCTACTATACGGATATATTGGACGACGTTTCGCCTCGCCAAGAGGGGGTACCCATTGTCTCGGGAACGGGGCGATGTTGCAAAGTGTGTGCGAAATCTACGTCGCCGCATTGGATGTAAAAGCGGCGTTGTTGTATGCCACGGGCAATAATGTTGTTGTTGTATTTACCCCCCATCTTTGTTGATAACGTTTGAGGTTGCATATACGATACTGATGGCGATGCATGTTTACTTACCTCCGGTGGGTTAGGTGCCCGGGCGATGCACGCTAAGCCCGCTTTCAAACTAGCCACCTGGTCTTTCCCCCCTCCCCGGTCAAGCAAATCCCGAGCTTACCTCGTTTGGGCCACGTACGTACCTACGTACACATGTCAGCGGGGGGAGGGAGCTGCTTACCTAGGTACTGTTACTGTACCGTACCATATTATCAACGTCAACATCTAACGTGCATGCAAGCGAGTGTACCAAGCGACAGCCCGAGCCGTCAAACAGACGTCACAATGCCGTTCTACGAGATCATTGAGAAAGACGAGGCGGGTAATGTGACGGCGACGTATGTGCGTGATGATGCGGTGGGTAAGAAAGGAGCTGGAGCTGGAGGAGAGAGGGTTGATGTTATTGTATGTACACCTCCCCTCTACTTTCCGTATACCCTCTACAAGCTTGAAAGTTTAGATCATGGAGTTGTTACACCACCTTCTACACTTCATCCAATGCAGATACTACCACACCATCTTCCAAGCTCATTCTTTGGCTAACCAAGCCCCGTCGTTACACGTAACAGGTACCGCAAGCGTCCAAAAATTATGCTCACCAACTCCTCGATGTCTTCTTACCCACGGGGTTTCCGGCGAGTGTGACAGATGATTATATTCATTATCAGATCTATGTATGTTTTGTACAATCCCATTCAACTTGTTCTTTTGAAAAGCCACGAGAAGGACTTGAGGAATGGATGAGAATGCAAAGTTAATACATGTTTTTTTTTAGGATTCCCTGCAGGCGTTTTCATCGTCGATTGCGGGTATGTTGGCAAGTCGAGCCATCTTGGAAGGTATGTTTGTTTTGAACGATTTCTCTATTCTTTACTCTCTGTTTTTGTCATattttttctttctttctgTATGTTGTGGTCTTTTGTTTTTTCTTCTCGCCTATCTTGTAGGGTGCAATGTGTTGATTCCGTGTGATCATGaaccacacacacacacacacacacatgTCCAAAAGAAACCCCCACTAAACAAACACACCTTCCGGACTTCCGTACATTGAAATCCAAATAATGAATAAAAACACAGGTGTCGGCGTCGGCGACTCGACAGCCACCCCCACAACGGCACTCCTCCTCTCCGTTATCCAGACATCCGTCGGACAAATCGCCACGATCCTCTTCGCCCATCGGCTGGGCACAGCCCTGGAACCAGAGTGCAAAATGTATCGCTTAGCTGCTGACGTTTTCAACGACACAGCCATGGTACTGGATTGCCTATCGCCCGCCTTTCCCAAGTCGATTCGTGTGGCCGTGCTGAGCTTCTCGAGCTGTTTACGCGCACTATGCGGGGTTTGTGCCGGAAGTTCAAAGGCTAGCCTGAGTGCGCACTTTGCGCACAAAGGAAACTTGGGCGAGGTGAACGCAGTGAGTTGATTTTTCGCTCTATTTTTGGGATCTCATTATCGTTTGTTTTGTCGGTGTTGTTAAAAAGGGAGAGGGGCTGACCGTGCTGAGTAGAAAGACTCGAGCCAGGAGACGGTCATCTCGCTGTTAGGCATGCTCGTAAGTGTATCTCAAGTAAACTATTCACAGCCCTGTGCGCTGATGAACAGTCATACAGGCAGGCAGCCTCGTTGTCTCACAGATTACCTCACCGCTCGCAACATGGGGCACTCTCATCCTCTTGCTCACCATTCACTTGGCCACAAACTACGCCGCCGTCCGAGCTGTCAACATGCACTGTCTGAACCGGCAACGCGCCAACATCCTGTTTAGTAACATGTTTCAACACGGCCTCGTACTAAGCCCACGAGACGTGTCCCAGCGCGAACGGGTCTTTGAGAGGGGCGGAGTGCTGCGCTGGTCTGACGACAAAGTACTAGGCAGGTGTAGCATAGGCGTCCCACTACAGCGATTACTCAACCGGCTAGGCACGCCGCACCAGCAGACGGGCTCGCTCACACTCAAGTCAATGGAGATATCCGACCTTCTAGAAGTTTTTGCAAATGAAGCCTACATATTATTGCCGGCCTCGACTGCCGACGAAGCGCTGATTGTGCTCAAAGGAACATGCGAACCCATTGATCAAATCAAAGCATGGGCGCACGCACTGTTGTTGGCAAAGAGAAGGGAAGGCCTTGGATCAGCCGTTCTGGCGCGTAAGCCGGATGATGGATCCCATCGCCCGGCAATGGAGGGCCTCATATCTGAGCTGAGAGAGTCGCTGAAGGAAGTGCAGGCCCTGTTTGAGAGGTATGGAGACGAGATGAGGGGTAAGGGTTGGGATATGGGTGTTGCTGCCTTGGAGACACAGGCCGGGGTGCGGTTGCAGATTGATTGAATGACGACGGTTTTACTGCTTTCGAGGGTCTTGTGCTTGTGGTGATTTATTTGTTTATTTACTTGCCTTTTCCGGTCTTGCAATGACTGGCACACAAACGAAGACGAAAAGTAGGGGATTTGGACGGCGGAGCGTGACATGGAGAATCCCCGAGCAGTGTTTTTTTGGTGAGACAGGTGGGCCGGTGGTATGTCCACATGTGTGTGAGGCCCGTCGTGGGATCCAAGTCCAAACGTCGTGCTCGCTAAGGGAGATGGCTGACTCAAACCAGCAGCCGCATAAGGATCGGCACAAGCATGTGTCTCTACGGCACATGTTTGAAGCAGTTTGATAGCCCCCAGCATTCGCTGTCGGCACCCATTTCACCCACCTTTTTGCTTCTTTTCTCAAATCATTCTTTCGGCTAGCGGGGTATCACAGACGGCGGCCATACGGTGATGGATCCGCATCCCAAGACAGGTTTCAGGTATATCTGGCACCTTTGTTGTTGTGCCGGCCGCCAGAGCCGCAGCAATCAATACCTTGCTCGCGTCGCGCGCGCACGCTCCCGTCCAAGCTCTCTCCATGCGCGATCGTGGAGTTGTAAGCATGTCCATGCTTTGCGATGAATCCGGCCGTAGGGCTAAAATGCCAGGCCGTCATGTCTTTTCTGCGGTAATGAGGCCGTAATGCAACCACGCGCAGCAACGTTGTCGGCTCGTACGAGGAAGATTAGGAACTCGGGTTCAACAGTTTGCAACGATGCACGTTGGCTAAAGGGCATCCCGAGGTCACGGTCGTTGGGATGTCAGTTGGCCGGTGAGGGTcaaagaaagagaaaaaaaaCATGCATTAAACAGCGCCACCATGCAAGGCGAGGGAATGTCGTTCCGAAGGTAGATGAGGCTCGAACAGGACTAATAGTGGAGCGGGTTACGCATATTTGTGCCAAGTCGCCATCTGGTTTCATCGATCGTGCTCAAACAGACGTGGGATGCGGCTAAAAAACAAAACCCCACGAAGCGGTGAAGCGGGTGAATCGCAGGCGTGTGCGAGAGAAGAGGCCCACCTGCAACGTCATGCTGTCTTGTCAAAGACACCGAGCCTCACAGTGGGCACGACGAGTGCGGGCCGAATTTCTCGGTGCCGGTCTGGTTTTTTTTTTCGTTGTCGGCGGGTGCGTGCGTAGAGGTTAGCCGGGTAGTGACGGCCAGGACACGACAGGCAGGCGGCTTTGGACTTTCTAGAAAGCGCCACCAAGACGGCAGGCAGGTGCGACCAGGACGGCGCTTGGAGAGTGGCCGAAAACCCATCCTCAACAACATGGTCAGGCAGCGGGCTTTAGATGAAGAAGGCATGACAGGCGCAGGCGTTACGCTGGCCAGCCATGCAGCAATCAATGGAGTCTATGGAGCGATCCACAGGCCAGCCGAAGCAGCGCGCGCGCCTAGACGGCTTCGGGTAAGATTCTGGAAGAAGAGCAGTGGTTCTGGA
This sequence is a window from Pyrenophora tritici-repentis strain M4 chromosome 4, whole genome shotgun sequence. Protein-coding genes within it:
- a CDS encoding DUF1421 multi-domain protein, encoding MRHCPYTVTFDYINPSLWGVPAPEDADETHATTWVAKAIHDYHVGMEWDERLYFDYQWDFEGWTRELFQKVERTTLRSLKTVLRYRGVYTGKFRARVADSLFNLLGGENAPEWDPAEFKAEKFDERSEAYQRQQNAHLAAPIDRQAQQPLQQTQPLEPLQPQPQRPSQGEQYRVRQGVRSHPQYQELQQPPYAINAYAGPQPRQTEQAMQPQQWYPQTQTRPPATAYREVTPFPQQPTNRVPDRPLGLPHDPYKTLPPRWSRNDRLEANTITQFSKLWDNSNKYTGNAYDLLDDKIKIFFSICWQVDIQEEQFHAVFPRILTGRAETFYIQVVERDDSFADAYMAIKNHFDHDVHHQHYYTDWTTTTFARTRAENPDKGLHEVLQILLDKLQLCQRALGKNFEGEDALRTTVINACRGVPELEMALFKPATICEGLFSDLRSAVETHLAWQHTAQLVTEDQYYLDRRYNGNGRIRGGSRGGGGFRGGSRGAYRGGEQRDDNGRGFKPRWRKKCFVCRKEGCWSTNHTDKERKDARAQFFSTLYFTGAQPPEDFSVHLAEYEGIEHTSQYNQRGWREEEDCEDDEDDDVAEAHSEHQFFKEQCLADQAFLHHISGDDIYSRDAPSAPASQFLLEDRYTRSVYQGILPDTGAANVSTVGKEQYLALTREDPTVKLDTSTAGKASIKFGKGEATASIGTVQVSTEIGKINFEVLEAPTPFLLCLADMDRLKVYFNNTTDELVQDDVHIPVIRKWGHPWFHLNKRERATMFLTETELRRLHRRFGHPAVTRLVKLLKDAGHNDFEERTLEEVTKFCHHCQLHSSAPRRFKFTLKDDHHFNYEILVDVMYLSNKPVLHVVDSSTAFQGARFLSAISAKETWQALRILWIDTYQGPPDIITHDAGTNFASAEFRAEAKIMGVTCKQVPTEAHWSIGKTERYHAPLRRAWDILHAELTDTMSDDAILQMAVKAVNDTAGPDGLVPTLLVFGAYPRMTAESPPSPSMVKRSEAIQKATKALRKLTAERQVADALNTRNGPATADMLALPLQSEVLVWRESDGWNGPYKIASTDGHNITVDMVNGPATFRSTVVKPYYRPDHLWSDPDAPHAPNEPNEPHEPIAVPPAAQPRRRGRPPGSKNKRKAHAYITKKEQDDLELAIKLRNDGVITTSGAPLKRLMTKRSAT